Proteins from a single region of Apium graveolens cultivar Ventura chromosome 7, ASM990537v1, whole genome shotgun sequence:
- the LOC141671452 gene encoding putative trehalose-phosphate phosphatase J, which translates to MTKKNVVVSDTKAGIETTVPVSDSSLFTTAVQKPSSGGYMTISRKKMLHNLDINGGGTERINTWVDSMRASSPTHHKANSSLAQDHLNSWMLGHPSALDMFDQITKASKGKPIVMFLDYDGTLSPIVNDPDRAFMSDSMRETVRKLARYFPTAIVSGRGRDKVYNFVRLPELYYAGSHGMDIQGPSKGSQYKKSADESVLCQPACEFLPMIDEVYNVLLEKTRSTPGATVENNKFCLSVHFRCVEEKKWSELGQKVRSVLKDYPELKLAQGRKVLEIRPTIKWDKGKALEFLIESLGYTNFDDVFPVYIGDDRTDEDAFKVLRERGQGLGILVSKIPKETNASYSLQEPSEVMKFLQKLVDWKQVPLRRQFRIKRQLEGIKIIPTPTDQICLG; encoded by the exons ATGACAAAGAAGAATGTGGTAGTTTCTGACACGAAAGCCGGGATCGAGACGACGGTGCCTGTTTCCGACTCATCTCTGTTCACCACCGCGGTGCAGAAGCCATCATCCGGCGGTTACATGACCATTTCACGGAAGAAGATGCTGCACAATCTTGATATCAACGGTGGTGGCACCGAAAGGATCAATACGTGGGTCGATTCGATGAGAGCCTCTTCTCCTACTCATCACAAGGCCAACTCTTCACTAGCTCAAGACCACCTTAACTCATGGATG CTTGGCCACCCTTCGGCACTGGACATGTTTGACCAGATAACAAAAGCTTCGAAAGGAAAGCCGATAGTAATGTTTCTTGACTACGACGGAACCCTTTCTCCAATTGTTAACGACCCTGATCGTGCTTTTATGTCTGATTCC ATGAGAGAAACAGTGAGAAAGCTAGCCCGATATTTCCCCACCGCTATAGTGAGTGGAAGAGGCCGAGATAAG GTGTATAATTTTGTACGGTTACCCGAGTTGTACTACGCCGGTAGCCATGGTATGGACATTCAGGGACCATCCAAAGGTTCCCAGTACAAAAAG AGTGCTGATGAATCCGTTCTTTGTCAACCTGCCTGTGAATTTCTTCCGATGATCGATGAG GTTTACAATGTATTATTGGAGAAAACTAGATCTACTCCAGGTGCTACGGTGGAGAATAACAAATTTTGTCTTTCTGTGCATTTCCGCTGTGTTGAGGAGAAG AAATGGAGTGAACTGGGACAAAAAGTTAGGTCAGTGTTGAAGGACTACCCAGAGCTCAAACTGGCCCAAGGAAGAAAG GTGTTAGAGATCCGTCCTACAATTAAATGGGACAAAGGGAAGGCTTTGGAGTTCTTGATTGAATCACTTG GGTACACAAATTTTGACGATGTTTTTCCGGTGTACATTGGAGATGATAGAACTGATGAAGATGCCTTTAAG GTCTTAAGAGAGAGAGGACAGGGCCTAGGCATTCTTGTTTCCAAAATTCCAAAGGAGACAAATGCATCTTACTCTCTGCAGGAACCATCTGAG GTGATGAAATTTTTGCAAAAATTAGTGGACTGGAAGCAAGTGCCTCTGAGAAGACAGTTCAGGATCAAGAGACAGCTTGAGGGGATAAAAATTATCCCAACTCCAACTGATCAAATATGTTTAGGCTAG
- the LOC141671453 gene encoding PLAT domain-containing protein 3-like encodes MGRLFNLCFNLFIFFAVAKADDDCVYTVYVRTGSVIKGGTDSIMTLTLYDAEGYGVRIKNLETWGGLMGPEYNYFERGNLDIFSGKGPCLPGPTCLMNITSDGTGSGHGWYCNYIEVTTTGAHIPCGQQLFTIEQWLANDRSPYELTAIRDNCSGTTTTNGGRKMLKGSAGDDGVVSI; translated from the exons ATGGGAAGACTCTTCAATCTCTGCTTCAATCTCTTCATCTTCTTCGCCGTCGCTAAAGCA GACGATGACTGTGTATACACGGTCTACGTCCGAACAGGCTCAGTGATCAAGGGAGGAACAGATTCGATAATGACATTGACTCTCTACGACGCAGAAGGCTATGGAGTCCGGATCAAAAATCTCGAAACCTGGGGAGGACTCATGGGACCTGAGTACAACTATTTTGAACGAGGCAACCTGGACATTTTCAGCGGAAAAGGCCCGTGTCTACCAGGACCAACCTGTTTGATGAACATAACATCAGATGGAACAGGATCAGGTCACGGTTGGTACTGTAACTACATTGAGGTCACCACTACTGGTGCACATATTCCTTGTGGACAACAGTTATTTACTATCGAACAATGGCTTGCCAATGATCGATCCCCGTACGAGCTCACCGCGATTCGCGACAACTGTTCGGGGACTACTACTACCAATGGTGGACGGAAAATGCTGAAGGGATCAGCTGGAGATGATGGTGTTGTTTCTATATGA